The Opitutus sp. DNA window CTTTGCCCTGTTTCAAGTCATCGAGGCCGCCAAGATCGCCCTGACCACCCAAGTCACCGCGCCGATCGTATTTAACCACCCGCGCATCCCCATCGATCTGCGCCTGACCCGCTCCGAGTTCAACAAAAACTCCGCCGATCTCACCGCGCAAATCACCGGCTACCTCGACACCTTCCTGGCCGAGGCAAAGCTCACGCCGGCGGACATCGAGACAGTTTTCCTCACGGGCGGCACCTCGCTCATTCGCAGCCTGCGAGCGGAATTCGTGACCCGTTTTGGCGAAGGCAAACTGCGTGACGGCGAAGAGTTCACCAGTGTGGCCGACGGCCTGGCGCTGAGCGCTCCGCTGTTTTTCCCCGAGTTGCACCGGTAGAGCATTTAACGTTCTCACCGGTAGCCGGATGAAGTAGCGCAGACTTCCAGTCTGCTCACTGGAGTTTGGCCCCAAAACGAGTTGAGATCCGTCCCCCCAGCTAAGGTAGAAGCGTACCGCATGTAGCAACGGCATGGGTTTCGATGCGTTCGTTGACGTGCGGGTGGCTGTTGCGAAGTCTGCGAAACTCTCCGGAGTGATCAGCTCAGATCGCCATACATGATGCGCAGCACCTGTGTGGTTCTTGGCACGAGTTAAACGGCCAAACTCCAGACCTTGAGCTCACGCTCAAGGCCACAAGGAGTGTGTTCGCGAAGAGTGTGGCCTTGAGCGTGAGCTCAAGGATTCGGCTGATCTGCGTTCGACTAGTCAGGGGCCAAACTCCAGAGCGCAGACTTCCAGTCTGCTCAGGGTGGTTTGGTGGAGCTAAGCAGACTGGAAGTCTGCGCTACTTTTGCACCTTGAGCGCCACTGCGCCCTCAGCCGTGCAACTCCTCATGGAGTCGCACCGGTTTGGCCGGTAGGGCGTCTTCGTCCGCCTCCACGGGGGTGGCCGTGAGTGGGTAGCGGAACGTGCGGCCCTCGTAATTTTTAAAAACCACCTCGGTGTCGGTGATTTTTTCGACGTAGTGCGGGTTGATCGGCACCTTGCCGCCGCCACCGGGCGCATCGATCACGTATTGCGGCACCGCATAACCGGTGGTGTGCCCACGCAGCGCTTGGATGATCTCAAGGCCTTTGCGCACATCGACTTTGAAGTGCGATCCACCCGTAATCAGATCCATCTGGTAAAGGTAATAAGGTCGTACGCGCATCCGCAGCAGCCGGTGCACGAGCGCCTTCATGACCTCGGCGTCGTCGTTCACGCCCTTGAGCAGCACGCTTTGGTTGCCCAACGGCACGCCGGCAAACGCCAACCGCTCACAGGCCTCCTTCACCTCAGCCGTCGCCTCCTTGGGGTGATTCACATGGATACTCATCCAGATCGGCCCGTGTTTCTTAAACACCTCGCACAGCTCCGGTGTGATGCGCTGGGGCAAGAACACAGGAATGCGCGAGCCGATGCGGATAAACTCCACGTGTTTGATGGCACGCAGCCGCCCCAACAGGTGGTCGAGCTTGCGGTCGGAGAGCAGCAGCGGGTCTCCGCCCGACAGCAGCACGTCGCGAATCTCGGGGTGCGCCTCAATGTAGCGCAGCCCCTGCTCGTATTCGGGATGGAAATTGTAGTCCTGGGCGTTGGAAACGAGCCGGCTGCGGGTGCAGTAGCGGCAGTAGGACGCGCACCGGTCGGTCACCAAAAACAGGACGCGGTCCGGATAGCGATGGACCAAACCCGGGACTGGCGAATGTTCATCCTCGCCCAGCGAATCGAGCATCTCCTCGGCCTGCAGCTGCCCCTCGCCGGAGCGAGGGATCATCTGCAATCGGATGGGGCAGTTCGGGTTGTTGCGGTCAATCAGGTTGAAAAAGTAAGGCGTGATCGACATCGCCAGCTTATGGCCGGCAAAGAGCACGCCGGCGCGCTCGTCGGGGGTGAGCGTCATGAAACGCTCCAGCCCCTCAAGGGAAGTGATCCGGTTCTTGAGTTGCCAAGACCAGTCCTGCCAGTCGGAGGCGGGGACGTGTTGCCAGAGCCCTTGCCCTTCAAACCAAGCTGAACGATCTTCGGTGTAAGTCATCGCGTGGGGGGATTGATGGGCAGAAGCTAAAACGGGTTTCGCGCCTGTCAAATCGAGCAACGGTTTAATCATCACGCCGACAAAACGCCCCGCCCCGCCGCGCTGAACGCTAAAAGCCCGCGGAAAAGTGTAACCCAATAGGTGACACTTTGTGCCGGTGCAGGCGGTCTCGTCCGCCCCTTGGCAATCGTGCGCTAGGGCGCTTTCGCGATGCTGATCAGGCAACAACTGGGCGATGCCGCACGCGTTTGCGTGAACGCACGGGCCGGAACGCCTGTCCGTGTCAGCGTATGACGAGCCGCAGCTTGGGAAATCGCGCCCCTTTTCTATGGGTTCTTTTGCCATTAATGGCCGGCTTGGTCGTGGGGCGACAACACGGGCTGCCCGTCCCCCCGCTCGCGTTGGCCGTCGCTGCCGTGGTGAGCGCCACCCTCTCCCTCGCCCGCCCGCGGAACGTGCCGTGGCTGTGGGCGCCCGCGCTCGTTCTCGCAATGACCTTGAGCGGGGCCGCCCTTTACGAGCTCAACCGCGCTCGACTCCCCGCCTGGGACGCGCTGCCTGTGCGCGAGGTGCGCGTCACCCTGGAGCTCGACCGGGTTTTCCCTCCGCACCCTCACGCCAAAAGCGTGACCGGGCTAGCCCACCTCCTCGCCACAGACGCCCATCTTACCGAATTGGTCGGGCAAACCGTGTATTTCTCCATCGCGTTATCCCCCGGCGAAACGCCCCCGTTGCGCTCCAGCCGCGTGGGCGTAACCGGGGTTCTGCAAACCCTGCCGCGCCTGCCGGCCAACGACACGTTCGATGGCTACCTGGCCAACCAAGGGGTTAACTACAAACTCACCCGCGCACGCGCTAGCGGAGCGGTTACGCCGGCCACAGCGTATTCGCGGTTTTGTGACACCACGCTGCGCTCGTTCGATGCTTTCCTCAGCCGCGGCGTCGAGTCCTACCCGGCGCAAGTGGGCGTTCTGCGCGCCATGCTGCTGGGCCAGCAACAGGAGCTGAGCGCGGAGCAAACCTGGGTGTTTCGCGCAAGCGGTACCATGCACTTGTTTTCCGTGAGCGGGCTGCACATCGCAGTGATCGCGGCGGCCATCCAAGGCATCCTGCTGGTGACGCGGATGCCGGTAGCGGCCCGCATCGGCATCGGAGGCGTGCTGCTGTGGTTGTATGTGGACATCACCGGCGGCACGCCATCGGCGGTGCGGGCGTTTTTAATGGTGATTTTCATCCAAGCTGCGGAGGTGTTGCGGCGGCCGGGCAATCCCGTGGCGGCGCTGATCGGCTCGGCGGTGTGCGTGCTGGTGATTCACCCGCTACAACTGTTCTCGGCGAGCTTTCAACTGAGCTACGGGATCGTGCTGGCGCTGCTGCTGCTGGGACTGCCGCTGGGCGAGTACTGGATCGAAAATACCGCGCCCTTCACCCGTCTGCCAAGCGTAACGTGGCGCTGGTGGCACCGCTGGATCGACTGGTGCTGGCGCTGGCTGCTCGGGGTGCTCGGAATCGGTTTGGCTACCAGTCTGGTGAGCCTGATCAGCGGCGTCGTTATTTTTAAACTACTCACCCCTGTGGCGATTTTCGCCAACCTGGTCCTGATCCCGCTCGGCTCGCTGGTCATCATCTCCGGTTTCCTCAGTTTACTCGGCGGACTGGTCGGCTTTGGGTACATGGTCCGTTTGTTTAACCATGCCAGCGTCTTGCTGCTGAAGCTGTCCGAATGGGGTGTGCACCGGTTCACCGAAGTGCCCGGGGCGTTTCAAGCCGCGGAGTTCATCAACGAAGCGATGGGCTATCCGGTGCTCGCCGGGCTGATGGCGGGGCTGATGTGGGGTTACGCCAATAACTGGACGGGGAAACGCGGAGGCTTCTGGGTTCCGTTTGTGTTCACCGCGCTGATACTAGCGACCTGCCTGCAACGCGTGGCAGCGGTGGCAGGAAAAAACTAGCAGGCCGTAACGTAAAACGTGCCGGATTTAATCACAGCAATTTTGCCGCAAAAGAACGCAAGGAGCGCAAAGAACAAACCCTGTATTTCTTTGCGATCTTTGCGTTCTTTCGCGGCTAAATCGCCTTGGCCTCATCCGACGAGATAGATGTTAAAACCGGCTACGAAGGCTGCGCGGCTCCGGCAGGCCAGAGTGTGTGCAGGGTGTATTCTCCGTGGCAGTTGAGCCGGGCAGGCACGCCGCACGAACCCGTACCAACGGAGGTGTAGCCTTGAGTGCCGGCAACCTTCCACGCCCCGCGAATACGTTCACAGGGCTGATTTTCAATCGGTACGTGCAGCCAGCGCCCACCCGGCAGGCACAGTTGGCCCCCATGCGTGTGGCCGCACAAAACGAGGCCGAAGCGGGCATCACGCAGCTCGTCGGCGATCTCTGGGGAATGGGCAAGGAGCACCGTGCAGGCGTCAGCCGGAATCGCCGCCGTGGCCGCAGCGAGGTCGTGGGTTTTATAAAAATGCGGGTCGTCAACCCCAGCGAACCAGAGCCGTTGCCCCTCGCGCTCAACAAAGGCCGCTTCGTTTAACAGCATGGGCAGTCCCGCGTCCTCCAGGTGCGGGAGCTGCTCGACAAAATCGTGGTTACCCAGAATGCCAAAACGGGGGACCGCAGGCAGCGTCGCGAGTAAGCGGCGCGCCTCGTTCACCGAGGGCATGAAGTCCGTACGCGTAGAGTTGCGGAAATCGCCCGTGATGACGATGGCGTCACACTCCACGCCCTGGAGCAGGCCGATCAACGCGTCCGTGAATTCCGCATCCAGATCCAAGTGCAAATCGGTCAGCTGAAGCACGCGGTAGCCGGCAAAAGCGGTGGGCAAGCGGGGGATTTCCCACGTGCACTCGACTCGGCGAGGCGCGAGGTGGTTAACACGGGCGCGGCGCGAGAGGCCGGTTGCAGCCAGGGCAAATGCCACGAACGCGTCCAAGGGCAGCTTGTTTTCCAAACGAAAAAGGCCGCTGCCCTGATGCGTCAATTTCGCCCAGTGACTCGCCTGGGTGAGCAGGCGCTGCTCTAATTTTTCACGCCCAAACCGAAGCGCGAGCGCAGCGTAAGGCTCGGGTAGATGAGCGTGTGACATGCAGTGAAAAAGAACGCCAAAGACGCGGAGAGGCGAGCTCGCTTGCGAGGTTCGAAGCAGGCTCAGGAAAAGCGCACGTCGATCAGCTGTTCAAATGCGGCGACCTGATCCGCCCCTAAGAACTCCTTGGCGCCAGTAACGGCAGTCAGCACCGCAAGCGAACAGGCGGTTGCATACCGAGCCGTATCGGCGAGGGATGCGCCGCGCAATTGAGCCGCCACCACGCCGGCGACCATCGCATCGCCCGCGCCAACCGTGCTGCCAACCTTAACCGCAGGCGGACGCGCCACCACCACTTGATCAGCTGTCACGAAACACGCCCCGTCGGCCCCGCGCGACACCACCACCAGCCCCACCCCGCCCGCCACCAACTCCCGCGCCACCCCGATCACCGCAGCCTCAGTCGGCAGCGAACAACCGACCAGCACCTCCAACTCGTGCTGGTTCGGTTTGATGATTTCGGGGGCGGCCAGCAGTGCGGCTCGCAACGCCTCACCACTGGTGTCGACCACCGCACGAATCCCGCGGGCCTTGAGCCGGATGATAAATTCGGCGTAAAGCTCCGGTGCGACTCCAGGCGGCAGGCTCCCGGCCAGCACGCACCAACTCCCTGAATCCCCAAGGCAATCGACTTGCGCCCGCAACGCATCCAGATCGGCACCCGTAGGGGTGAGTCCGGGGAAATTGATATCGGTGGTCGCTCCGGATAACGGATCGAAAATCTTGATACCCACGCGCGTCGCCCCCGGTAGACGCAGGCAGTGATCCCCGATCCCGAGCCTATTAAAAAACGAGGAGAACACCGCCGCGTTATCCTGCCCCAAAAAACCCGATGCCGTGACGGGATGTCCGAGGGCGGCGAGCGTAGCGGCGACATTGATACCCTTGCCGCCCGCGCGGTCATTCGCCCGCTCCACCCGATTAACTGCACCGATTTTAAAGTCTATAATCCGCACCGTGCGGTCGATGGCGGGGTTGAGCGTGAGGGTTAAAATAGGCGCTGGCATAAACCCAAGGATCATAATGCGCGGCAGCATGGCGAGCGCGATGAGTCAGGGCCGTGGCTCGGCACAACACTAGATCATTACACATTAATCTGTAGCCGCATAAAGTAGCGCAGACTTCCAGTCTACTTAGGGTGAGAGCAGGCTAGAAGCCTGCGCCTGGAGTTTGGCCCCTGACTAGTCGAACGCAGATCAGCCGAATCCTTGAGATCACGCTCAACCTAAATCCGGCAGTAGGAACTAGCCAAAAATCACGCAGGTGATTGTTTGGCGGTCATATGCCGCCGTTTTTACCGCCGGAAAAAGCTCACCCTGATGGTGAGTCAGAAAACCCTGATCACAAGGCAACGCCAAGCGATACCGCCGAGGTGTTGATTGTGGATACTCCCGGAGGGCGTTTTCGTGCGCAGTTCGCCCCGGAGTTGCCGGTGAGCCCCTTGGGGGCACTGGTGTTTTTCACTCAGTACTTGTGTGCGACAGGAGGTTTCGAGGCACTGATTGCGGACACGCCGCTTTGTTACAGCAGCAACCGCGCACACCGCCCTCGCGACGTGATTGGAACCCTGATTTTGGGAATGCTCTCCGGGCACTATCGCTACGCTCACCTCGCGGCCCTGCGCGGCGACGACATTGCCCCGAGCCTGCTCGGACTAAAGTCGATTGTCAGCGAGGATTGTGTGCGCCGGGCACTGGCTCGCATCGGTGCCGAGCAGGGGCAGGACTGGTTGCGGCGTCACCTCGACCAAACCTGTCATGGGTTTTTGGATAACCAGTGGATCCTCGACATTGATGTCACCATCAAGCCCATCTATGGACGTCAGGAAGGTGCCAGCATTGGCTATAACCCGCAAAAGCCCTGTGAGCGGCGGCGCGAACACCGTCTATTTCTGGCGGTTACAAAATCACCTGTCGTAAAAGCCGATGACCGGCCCCGCCAGGGGCCGATCATCAGGCCCGGTCAGCTTGCAGGTTCGTCGGCCAGGCGGTCTTTCATGCGGTAGGATTTGCCCTCGATGACGACGGTCTGGGCCCGGTGCAGTAGGCGGTCCAGGATCGCCGCGGTGATGCCAGCGTCGTTGTTAAAGATCCCTGCCCAGTGTTTGTAGGCCTTGTTGGTGGTGACGATCAGCGAGCCGCGTTCGTAGCGTTGGCTGACGATCTGGAAGAGCAGGTCGGCCCCCGACTTGTCGAGCGGCAGGTAGCCGACCTCATCGAGCACGAGCACCGCAGGGGTCATGTAACGCTTCAACTCGGCTTGCAACCGGTGCAGGGACTGGGCGGTGACCAGGGCGTTGATCGCGTCCACCGCCGTCGTAAACAGCACCGTGTAACCCGCCTGGCAGGCCGCGTAGCCCAACGCGCTCGCGAGATGTGTCTTCCCAAGCCCCACACCACCGCAAAACACCGCGTTGGTGCGCTCCTTGACAAAGCCCAGTTCGAAGAGGTGCCGCACCTGCGCTTCGTTCAACTCCTTGGGCCAGTCCCACTGGAACTGGTCGACGGTTTTCTTGACCGGGAAGCGCGCTGCCTGGATGCGCCGCTCCAGCGCCCGGATCTGGCGGTCCTGGGTCTCGGCCTGCACCAGTCGGCGTAAAAATTCGGCGTGCGAACAGCGCGCCTTGGCCGCCTCGGCGGTCAGTTCGCCGTGGTGACGCAACAGGTAACCGAGTTTCAGATACTTAAGCTGGTCTTTTAATAAATCGGGTTTTTCGGGTTCTGTTTTCATAGAGTGTAGGGGCTTAAATCCGGGGGACACAGTTCGAGTTCCAACGCGGCCACCGCGTCGGCGCGGGTGAGGTGGATCGGCCCGGCTTGCGGCAAGGCCCGCGCGCGTTGTTCGAGCAAGTTGAGGATGTAATCGCTGGAGTAGGCGCCGAGTTCATGGGCGCTTTCGATCGCCCGGCCGACTGCCTCCGTTCCATACAGGGCCACCAAACCCACGATAGTCGCCAGGTGGTGTCCCGCGTTGAGCCGGCGCTCCTCCAGCCCCCGTTGGTAGGCGGGTGCCGCCGGGCTCAGTTCCAAAAACCGTAGCCGCAGGCGCTGCCGCGCTCCCTGCCGTTTGCGCTCTTCGAGTTCGCGCACGTGCTCGGGGTTTTCCACATCGGCGCGGCGGGCAAAACTGCGGGCGTGCTCGGCCACCAGGGTGCGGTCCGCATAAAACCTCACCTGCGCCCCCTCGATCTGCGCGGTGAGTAGCGCCCCGGCAAACTTCGTGGGCACCGAGTAGCGGTTCGTTTCGATACTCACCCGGCACCGCCGCGACGCCCGCACGCTTAAGGTGCGCACCGCCGGACTGGCCACCGGGTTAAGCGGCAGGAGCGCAGCGCGCTCCTCGGGCAGCCGGTCCACCGGCCGGCCCTGGGTTTCAGCGTGAACGCGCACGTTGGCCACCGTTTCCAGCCACAAGCTGGCGGCCGGCCCCAGCTCGGTAAACCCATTCATCTGCCTCCCGCCAAGGAAGCTTTTTTTCACGTAACCCACCGCGTTTTCCACCATGCCCTTGGACTGCGGATGCCCCGGCCCGCACGCTTTTATCGTAAACCCGTAGTGCCGGGCAAAGTCCAGGTACTGGGCGTTGTACACCGGGTCGGTCCCGGGCACATGCGAGAGGACGGCCGTCTTGCAGTTGTCCACCATCACCTCGCGCGGCACCCCGCCGAGTTTTTCAAAGGCGCGCCGGTGACAGCCCAGCCACCACTCCTGGCCCTGCCCGAGGGTAAATTCCACATGCAGGAACCGGCTGTACCCCAAAACCATGACGAAAAAACTTAAAGCCCGCCGGGTGCCGTCCACCTCCACCGCGCCAAAACTGCCCCAGTCCACCTGCGCGGTCTGGCCGGGGGCAAACTTGAGGGTAAGAAACGCCTCCAGGTTCCTCGGCCGCACCCGCCGCACGTAGTCTTTCAAAATTGAATACCCGCCCGTGTACCCCCGCTCGCGCACCTTTTGCCAGAGCTGCATGGCGGTGAACGGATGGGCCTCCAGCCACCGCGCGATCGCCGGCTTGTGCACGTCGAGCTTGCTTGGCCTAGGCACCTGCGCGGCCTGGCTGCGCACGTACTTTTCCTGCGCCTGCCAGCGCCTCACCGTCTGCACGTGCAACTGGAGCGAGCGGGCGATTTGCGGCGCACTGTGACCGGCCGCCTCCGCCTGTTTTATCCGGCAATACAGTTCGTAATTGATCACGCCCCCACCTCCCGGCTCGGCGACGGCGTTACCGCCAGCGTGTGCGATGGCCTGCCCCGGTCCAAGGAAAGCACCTGGTAAAGTGGCGCGGCGTAGGCGATCACCCCGGCCTCGATTAACTGCCGACGCGCCTCGACCAGGCCGTCCTCGCTGAGCGTGAGCAGCCGGGCCAGGGTGCGCGTGGCGTAGTAACCCTAAATCCGGCAATAGAAAGTGCGGCCGGCGGGCGTTGCCCGTCGGATAGATGAGGGTGGAGAGTGCTGCGGCAGGCTGAACGGAAGCGCGATCAGCTTGGGGCGGTGGCCAAAGGCGGTTCAGGGCCGAGTACAGGGAAGTTTTCCTGTAAAATCCTCGCTACGATTTGCCCCCAGCGCTGGGCGACACTCCATTGCTCCGCATTATGAAGGATACCATGTAACCATCTGGCCAGCTTTGTGATGAGTTCACTCAGGCGAGGTGCCTCGGCATGGCTCAAGCGCACGTCCAGGCGGCGTTGACCGGAGTGTTCGCTCTGCCGGGTCGCTCCGCAGAGCAGACGGGGACGTGTACTCACCGCCTCGTGGTGCTGACCGGGTTGAAGCAGGCGGTGATAGAGCGTCCACCAGTTGTAAACCAGTGCGGCCAAACGCGCGGCGTGCTGACAGGAGTTTAGCTCCTGGGAGGTAAACCCCGACCAGCTCCACTGGTTCTTGAGCTCGTCGAAGGGGTTTTCCGCGCCCCCACGTTCCCGATACAGGGTGGCAAGGGTAAGGATCTCGTAGGGCAGGCTCGTAACGAGGATCTGATGTTCGTAGATGATCGGCTCGCAGGCGGCCGCGTCGGGGATGTTCAGCAGCAAAGCGTGGTCGGCTTGCTCGCGCACGAGGCGGCGGCGGGCCCGGGGGTGGCGTTGGTCGTTGAGGCGACGGCGCAAGACCACCACACGTCGGGCCCGGTTCCAGCCTTGCAGGCGCAGGCAGCTTTCGCAGCCCTGCCAGCCTTGTCCGGCGTCGGTCCAAGCGGTGGTGGTGGTGCGTTCAAGCGCGGCCACCAGCTCGCGGGCCTTGGCGGTGCGGCGCAGTTTGAACAAATAGTTGAGTTTACGCGCTTCAGCTTCACTGAGCAGCGCCTCCTGGCCATAGGCGCAGTCACCGCGCAAAAGATGGGGCCGGCGCTCGGCTGGCAGTCGGTCGATGAGCGCCCACAGCCCCGCAAAACCATGTCCGGCGGCGGATTGATCGCCGGGGTGCACCTCCACGTCCAGACACAGGCGCAAGGTGGCGATCCAGTAGGTGTGGTAGGCGTGGCTGGGGCGTCCGGGCTTTTGCGGGTTATAGCCGATGCTGGCACCTTCCTGACGTCCATAGATGGGCTTGATGGTGACATCGATGTCGAGGATCCACTGGTTATCCAAAAACCCATGACAGGTTTGGTCGAGGTGACGCCGCAACCAGTCCTGCCCCTGCTCGGCACCGATGCGAGCCAGCGCCCGGCGCACACAATCCTCGCTGACAATCGACTTAAGTCCGAGCAGGCTCGGGGCAATGTCGTCGCCGCGCAGGGCCGCGAGGTGCGCGTAGCGATAGTGCCCGGAGAGCATCCCCAAAAGCAGGGTTCCAATCACGTCGCGAGGGCGGTGTGCGCGGTTGCTGCTGTAACAAAGCGGCGTGTCCGCAACCAGTGCCTCGAAGCCTCCTGTCGCACACAAGTACTGCGTGAAAAACACCAGTGCCCCCAAGGGGCTCACCGGCAACTCTGGGGCGAACTGCGCACGAAAACGTCCTCCGGGTGTATCCACAATCAACACCTCGGCGGCATCGCTTGGCGTTGCCTTGTGATCAGGGTTTTCTGACTCACCCTCGGGGTGAGCTTTTTCCGGCGGTAAAAACGGCGGCATATGACAGCCAAACAATCACCTGCGTGATTTTTGGCTAGTTTCTATTGCCGGATTTAGGCTCAAGACCACATGATTCGCGAACACACTCCTTGTGGCCTTGAGCGTGAGCTCAAGGTCTGGAGCTTGGCCGTTTAACTCGAGCCAAGAACCATACAGGTGCTGCGCATCATGTATGGCGATCTGAGCTGATACTCCGGAGAGTTTCGCAGACTTCGCAACAGCCACCCTCACGTCAACGAACTCATCGAAACCCATGCCGTTGCTACCTGCGGTACGATTCTACCTTAGCTGGGGGGGGGGGGCGGATCTCAACTCGTTTTGGGGCCAAACTCCAGGAGCAGGCTAGAAGCCTGCGCCTGGAGTTTGGCCCCTGACTAGTCGAACGCAGATCAGCCGAATCCTTGAGCTCACGCTCAAGGCCACATGATTCGCGAACACACTCCTTGTGGCCTTGAGCGTGAGCTCAAGGTCTGGAGTTTGGCCGTTTAGTAGAGTAGAGAGAGCCGCGCGTCGGTAACCCGTCAGCGCGACCCTCCCCCTCGTCAAACCGTGCAAGCGGTTTTCCCGCACACGGCTTACCGAGTCCCCATTCTTTCGGTTTGGTTTCAGCGGAGTTCATTGCTTCCAAGCCGCCGTAAGCGGCCAGTGCCATAGTTTGTATTGACCATGCAAACGGTCGTCGGTGAAGAACTCGAAGAGTCCGTGGGTGCGGCTATACTTTCGCCACAGCCACCGCCGCAACCGGTTGCGCACAAAAGCCTGCTGGTTACTAAACACGTGCGTGCTGTTGCCGTAATGAAACGCCGTCGCCCAACCGCGAGTGATTTGGTTGACCTTGCGGACCACCGCCACCGCCGGTTGGTTGCGCGTTCGCACATCTAGCTCCATCCGCACTTTGTCGCGTAACTTGGCCAGACTTTTCGCACTGGGTTCCACGTGCGGATACCTTCGTTTGCTCTTCATGCCTTGCCGCCATGCGACGGAAAAACCGAGGAACTCAAAGCCTTCCTTTCGTGTATCCACCAGTCGGGTTTTCTCTTCGTTGAGCTTTAACTTACGTGCCTCCAGCCACCGTTTCAGTCGCGTTTGCAGCCCCGCCCCTTGACCCGGTTTGCACAGGATCAGGAGGTCGTCGGCGTAACGCACCATCGTCGGCTTTTGTTCGCACTTCTCATTCACCGCATGATCGAGGTCGTTGAGGTAGAGGTTCGCCAGCAGAGGCGATATAACTCCGCCTTGTGGCGTGCCACACCGGTTCGCGCTCACCTTGCGGCACCCCGTGTCCCGGTCCTCTTCCACGATGGGTGCGCGCAGCCACGTTTTTATTAAACGCAACACACTCCCATCGCTCACCCGTTTGGCCACCAATTGCAGGAGTTCGCGGTGCGGGATCATATCGAAGTAGCTCGATAAATCCGCGTCCACCACCTCCACCTTTCCGCTCAGCAGGGCCTCTTTAACTTTGTCCATCGCCTGATGGGTCCGGCGTTTCGGCCGGTAGGCGTAGGAGTGGTCATGGAAGTCCGCCTCCCAGATGGGTTGCAACACGATCGCCGCCGCACTTTGCACCACACGGTCTTTTACCGTGGGGATGCCCAGCGCACGACGTTTGGTCCTGGCCTGATCCTTCCATATATAGACGCGCAGGACCGGACTGTGTGAGCGGCGAGCGGGAAAGCGTCTATTTCTGGCGGTTAGGAATGCACTTCTTCTTCGGTGGATCTTCTTCCCCTTAAAAAGAGTAATACTCTTCTTCCGTGGGTGGGTTTTCTTCCCTGTCCGGCTGGGGATATGAGGGGTGCGAATGGGTGGAGATTGAACCGGCGGGACGCTTGGCGGATGCACAGCGATGCATCCAACCGGTTCACGCAAGTGTTTGCACTGTGTCGATTTCTTTCTGCCCGACGCGCATAACCGCGAGCGTCAGCGCTACTGCGGGAAGCCGGGATGCCGACGGGCGAGCCGGGCGGCCAGTCAGGCCAAATGGTTGGCGAAGCCGGAGAACCTCGACCACTGGAAAGGCCCAGAAAATGTCCAACGGGTGCAGGAGTGGCGGAAGGCCAATCCGGGGTACTCAAGGCGGAGGGGGCCGCGACGGCGGGTGGCGTTACAAGACATCCCAACTACGCAATCCGTTGTGCACCAGCCTAAAGCCGAGCCGGTCGCCGAGGTGGCGTTACCGAATCCCTGCGTGCCGTTACAAGACAGATGGGAGTCGCAAAACCCTGTGCTCGTGGGGCTTATCGCGCAGTTCGCCGGAGTGACGTTACAAGAGGACCTCGAACCCATGC harbors:
- a CDS encoding KamA family radical SAM protein encodes the protein MTYTEDRSAWFEGQGLWQHVPASDWQDWSWQLKNRITSLEGLERFMTLTPDERAGVLFAGHKLAMSITPYFFNLIDRNNPNCPIRLQMIPRSGEGQLQAEEMLDSLGEDEHSPVPGLVHRYPDRVLFLVTDRCASYCRYCTRSRLVSNAQDYNFHPEYEQGLRYIEAHPEIRDVLLSGGDPLLLSDRKLDHLLGRLRAIKHVEFIRIGSRIPVFLPQRITPELCEVFKKHGPIWMSIHVNHPKEATAEVKEACERLAFAGVPLGNQSVLLKGVNDDAEVMKALVHRLLRMRVRPYYLYQMDLITGGSHFKVDVRKGLEIIQALRGHTTGYAVPQYVIDAPGGGGKVPINPHYVEKITDTEVVFKNYEGRTFRYPLTATPVEADEDALPAKPVRLHEELHG
- a CDS encoding ComEC/Rec2 family competence protein, with the translated sequence MAGLVVGRQHGLPVPPLALAVAAVVSATLSLARPRNVPWLWAPALVLAMTLSGAALYELNRARLPAWDALPVREVRVTLELDRVFPPHPHAKSVTGLAHLLATDAHLTELVGQTVYFSIALSPGETPPLRSSRVGVTGVLQTLPRLPANDTFDGYLANQGVNYKLTRARASGAVTPATAYSRFCDTTLRSFDAFLSRGVESYPAQVGVLRAMLLGQQQELSAEQTWVFRASGTMHLFSVSGLHIAVIAAAIQGILLVTRMPVAARIGIGGVLLWLYVDITGGTPSAVRAFLMVIFIQAAEVLRRPGNPVAALIGSAVCVLVIHPLQLFSASFQLSYGIVLALLLLGLPLGEYWIENTAPFTRLPSVTWRWWHRWIDWCWRWLLGVLGIGLATSLVSLISGVVIFKLLTPVAIFANLVLIPLGSLVIISGFLSLLGGLVGFGYMVRLFNHASVLLLKLSEWGVHRFTEVPGAFQAAEFINEAMGYPVLAGLMAGLMWGYANNWTGKRGGFWVPFVFTALILATCLQRVAAVAGKN
- a CDS encoding ATP-binding protein gives rise to the protein MKTEPEKPDLLKDQLKYLKLGYLLRHHGELTAEAAKARCSHAEFLRRLVQAETQDRQIRALERRIQAARFPVKKTVDQFQWDWPKELNEAQVRHLFELGFVKERTNAVFCGGVGLGKTHLASALGYAACQAGYTVLFTTAVDAINALVTAQSLHRLQAELKRYMTPAVLVLDEVGYLPLDKSGADLLFQIVSQRYERGSLIVTTNKAYKHWAGIFNNDAGITAAILDRLLHRAQTVVIEGKSYRMKDRLADEPAS
- a CDS encoding IS21 family transposase, translated to MINYELYCRIKQAEAAGHSAPQIARSLQLHVQTVRRWQAQEKYVRSQAAQVPRPSKLDVHKPAIARWLEAHPFTAMQLWQKVRERGYTGGYSILKDYVRRVRPRNLEAFLTLKFAPGQTAQVDWGSFGAVEVDGTRRALSFFVMVLGYSRFLHVEFTLGQGQEWWLGCHRRAFEKLGGVPREVMVDNCKTAVLSHVPGTDPVYNAQYLDFARHYGFTIKACGPGHPQSKGMVENAVGYVKKSFLGGRQMNGFTELGPAASLWLETVANVRVHAETQGRPVDRLPEERAALLPLNPVASPAVRTLSVRASRRCRVSIETNRYSVPTKFAGALLTAQIEGAQVRFYADRTLVAEHARSFARRADVENPEHVRELEERKRQGARQRLRLRFLELSPAAPAYQRGLEERRLNAGHHLATIVGLVALYGTEAVGRAIESAHELGAYSSDYILNLLEQRARALPQAGPIHLTRADAVAALELELCPPDLSPYTL
- the pfkB gene encoding 1-phosphofructokinase — encoded protein: MLPRIMILGFMPAPILTLTLNPAIDRTVRIIDFKIGAVNRVERANDRAGGKGINVAATLAALGHPVTASGFLGQDNAAVFSSFFNRLGIGDHCLRLPGATRVGIKIFDPLSGATTDINFPGLTPTGADLDALRAQVDCLGDSGSWCVLAGSLPPGVAPELYAEFIIRLKARGIRAVVDTSGEALRAALLAAPEIIKPNQHELEVLVGCSLPTEAAVIGVARELVAGGVGLVVVSRGADGACFVTADQVVVARPPAVKVGSTVGAGDAMVAGVVAAQLRGASLADTARYATACSLAVLTAVTGAKEFLGADQVAAFEQLIDVRFS
- a CDS encoding metallophosphoesterase family protein — translated: MSHAHLPEPYAALALRFGREKLEQRLLTQASHWAKLTHQGSGLFRLENKLPLDAFVAFALAATGLSRRARVNHLAPRRVECTWEIPRLPTAFAGYRVLQLTDLHLDLDAEFTDALIGLLQGVECDAIVITGDFRNSTRTDFMPSVNEARRLLATLPAVPRFGILGNHDFVEQLPHLEDAGLPMLLNEAAFVEREGQRLWFAGVDDPHFYKTHDLAAATAAIPADACTVLLAHSPEIADELRDARFGLVLCGHTHGGQLCLPGGRWLHVPIENQPCERIRGAWKVAGTQGYTSVGTGSCGVPARLNCHGEYTLHTLWPAGAAQPS